From Oryza sativa Japonica Group chromosome 4, ASM3414082v1, one genomic window encodes:
- the LOC4335897 gene encoding psbP domain-containing protein 2, chloroplastic, translating into MPLVVGCPRRGPPPRPAGRAQRPPPPHSVAPKRASSSSSSTTPPLLTTRRAASAASLLLAALPPFPASSPQLPVASAKEDDEAEAREGEGELELELELELERYTDRDEGFTLLKPVSWPKVEKAGATALFQQEGKGSNNIGIVVNPVRLSTLTEFGTPQFVAERLIQAEKKKESTKSAEVISAEERSGHDGLTVYEIEYLLDSTRGGMKRIFSAAFVASRKLYLLNIAHSDSQEKPLDSQTRNVLEQVLHSFDSV; encoded by the exons ATGCCGCTCGTCGTCGGCTGCCCCCGCCGCGGCCCGCCGCCGAggcccgccggccgcgcccagCGCCCGCCTCCACCGCACTCCGTCGCGCCCAagcgcgcctcctcctcctcctcctccaccactccTCCGCTGCTAACCACCAGAAGGGCGGCATCCGCCGCCTcgctgctcctcgccgccctccccccgtTCCCCGCCTCGTCGCCGCAACTCCCCGTGGCATCCGCGAAGGAAGACGATGAAGCAGAAGCGAGAGAGGGCGAGGGAGAGCTGGAACTGGAACTGGAACTGGAACTGGAGCGGTACACTGACCGGGACGAGGGCTTCACCCTGCTCAAGCCCGTCTCGTGGCCCAAG GTGGAGAAGGCCGGGGCGACGGCGCTCTTTCAGCAGGAGGGGAAAGGGAGTAACAATATTGGTATCGTTGTTAATCCCGTCCGCCTATCGACGCTGACAGAGTTTGGCACACCGCAATTTGTCGCTGAAAGGCTGATTCAGGCTGAGAAGAAAAAG GAAAGCACCAAATCTGCAGAGGTTATTTCTGCTGAAGAGAGATCAGGCCATGATGGCCTGACAGTGTATGAAATCGAATACTTACTGGATAGTACAAGGGGAGGGATGAAGAGGATATTTTCGgctgcatttgttgcttctaGGAAGCTCTATCTGTTAAATATAGCCCACTCGGATAGCCAGGAGAAGCCCTTGGACAGCCAGACTAGAAATGTTCTTGAACAAGTTCTCCATTCTTTTGATTCTGTATAG
- the LOC4335899 gene encoding amino-acid permease BAT1 homolog isoform X1 produces MAGEVAIDSGEKRLNELGYKQELRREMTLFKTLAISFSTMTLFTGITPLYGSSLRYTGPASLVWGWVVVSFFTWFVGFAMAEICSSFPTTGSLYFWAAHLAGPVWGPLASWCCAWLEAIGLIAGIGTQAFAGSQVLQSIILLCTGTNKGGGYLTPRWLFLLMYIGLTFIWAVLNTFALEVIAFLDLISMWWQVIGGTVIVIVLPLVAKTTQPASYVFTHFETAPEATGIRSSAYATILSLLVSQYSLYGYDAAAHLTEETKGADKNGPIAILSSIGIITVFGWAYILALTFSIQDFSYLFDPSNETAGTFVPAQILFDAFHGRYGSSAGAIALLFVIWGSFFFGGLSITTSAARVVYALSRDRGVPLSSVWRRVHPRHRVPANAVWLCAAACALLGLPILWINVVFTAITSIATIGWVGGYAVPIFARMVMREEDFSPGPFYLRRASRPVCLVAFLWICYTCTVFLLPTAYPISAGNFNYAPVALGACLGLIGLWWVLDARRWFKGPVRNIDDPLKDGGGDGVHNNGNKV; encoded by the exons atggccggcgaggTGGCCATCGACTCCGGCGAGAAGCGCCTCAACGAGCTCGGGTACAAGCAGGAGCTCCGCAGGGAGATG ACTCTGTTCAAGACGCTGGCCATCTCCTTCTCGACGATGACGCTGTTCACCGGGATCACGCCGCTGTACGGGAGCAGCCTGCGGTACACGGGGCCGGCCAGCCTCGTCTGGGGCTGGGTCGTCGTCTCCTTCTTCACCTGGTTCGTCGGCTTCGCCATGGCCGAGATCTGCTCTTCCTTCCCC ACCACTGGTTCTCTGTACTTTTGGGCTGCTCATCTGGCTGGCCCAGTCTGGGGCCCGTTGGCATCTTGGTgctgtgcttggttagaggccATAGGTCTTATTGCCGGAATTGGTACACAG GCATTCGCGGGATCTCAAGTTCTGCAGAGCATAATCCTGCTATGCACCGGCACGAACAAAGGCGGCGGCTACCTGACCCCTCGCTGGCTGTTCCTCCTCATGTACATCGGCCTAACCTTCATCTGGGCCGTGCTCAACACCTTCGCGCTGGaagtcatcgccttcctcgacCTGATCTCGATGTGGTGGCAG gtgATCGGTGGCACGGTGATAGTGATCGTGCTGCCGCTGGTGGCGAAGACGACGCAGCCGGCGTCGTACGTGTTCACGCACTTCGAGACGGCGCCGGAGGCGACCGGGATACGGAGCAGCGCCTACGCCACCATCCTGTCCCTCCTGGTGAGCCAGTACTCCCTGTACGGctacgacgcggcggcgcaccTCACCGAGGAGACCAAGGGCGCCGACAAGAACGGGCCCATCGCCATCCTCTCCAGCATCGGCATCATCACCGTCTTCGGCTGGGCCTACATCCTCGCCCTCACCTTCAGCATCCAG GACTTCAGCTACCTGTTCGACCCGAGCAACGAGACGGCCGGCACGTTCGTGCCGGCGCAGATCCTGTTCGACGCGTTCCACGGCCGGTACGGCTCCTCCGCGGGCGCCATCGCCCTCCTCTTCGTCATCTGGGGCTCCTTCTTCTTCGGCGGCCTCTCCATCACCACCAGCGCCGCGCGCGTCGTGTACGCGCTGTCCCGCGACCGCGGCGTCCCGCTCTCCTCCGTGTGGCGCCGCGTCCACCCGCGCCACCGCGTCCCCGCCAACGCCGTCTGGCTCTGCGCCGCCGCGTGCGCGCTGCTGGGCCTCCCCATCCTGTGGATCAACGTCGTCTTCACGGCCATCACGTCGATCGCAACCATCGGCTGGGTCGGCGGCTACGCCGTGCCCATCTTCGCCCGCATGGTGATGCGGGAGGAGGACTTCTCGCCGGGGCCCTTCTACCTCCGGCGCGCGTCGCGGCCGGTGTGCCTCGTCGCGTTCCTGTGGATCTGCTACACCTGCACCGTGTTCCTCCTCCCGACGGCGTACCCGATCAGCGCCGGCAACTTCAACTACGCCCCCGTCGCGCTCGGCGCCTGCCTCGGCCTCATCGGGCTCTGGTGGGTGCTCGACGCCAGGAGGTGGTTCAAGGGACCCGTCAGGAACATCGACGATCCTCTGAaagatggtggtggtgatggcgtcCATAACAATGGCAACAAGGTCTAA
- the LOC4335899 gene encoding amino-acid permease BAT1 homolog isoform X2 yields the protein MTLFTGITPLYGSSLRYTGPASLVWGWVVVSFFTWFVGFAMAEICSSFPTTGSLYFWAAHLAGPVWGPLASWCCAWLEAIGLIAGIGTQAFAGSQVLQSIILLCTGTNKGGGYLTPRWLFLLMYIGLTFIWAVLNTFALEVIAFLDLISMWWQVIGGTVIVIVLPLVAKTTQPASYVFTHFETAPEATGIRSSAYATILSLLVSQYSLYGYDAAAHLTEETKGADKNGPIAILSSIGIITVFGWAYILALTFSIQDFSYLFDPSNETAGTFVPAQILFDAFHGRYGSSAGAIALLFVIWGSFFFGGLSITTSAARVVYALSRDRGVPLSSVWRRVHPRHRVPANAVWLCAAACALLGLPILWINVVFTAITSIATIGWVGGYAVPIFARMVMREEDFSPGPFYLRRASRPVCLVAFLWICYTCTVFLLPTAYPISAGNFNYAPVALGACLGLIGLWWVLDARRWFKGPVRNIDDPLKDGGGDGVHNNGNKV from the exons ATGACGCTGTTCACCGGGATCACGCCGCTGTACGGGAGCAGCCTGCGGTACACGGGGCCGGCCAGCCTCGTCTGGGGCTGGGTCGTCGTCTCCTTCTTCACCTGGTTCGTCGGCTTCGCCATGGCCGAGATCTGCTCTTCCTTCCCC ACCACTGGTTCTCTGTACTTTTGGGCTGCTCATCTGGCTGGCCCAGTCTGGGGCCCGTTGGCATCTTGGTgctgtgcttggttagaggccATAGGTCTTATTGCCGGAATTGGTACACAG GCATTCGCGGGATCTCAAGTTCTGCAGAGCATAATCCTGCTATGCACCGGCACGAACAAAGGCGGCGGCTACCTGACCCCTCGCTGGCTGTTCCTCCTCATGTACATCGGCCTAACCTTCATCTGGGCCGTGCTCAACACCTTCGCGCTGGaagtcatcgccttcctcgacCTGATCTCGATGTGGTGGCAG gtgATCGGTGGCACGGTGATAGTGATCGTGCTGCCGCTGGTGGCGAAGACGACGCAGCCGGCGTCGTACGTGTTCACGCACTTCGAGACGGCGCCGGAGGCGACCGGGATACGGAGCAGCGCCTACGCCACCATCCTGTCCCTCCTGGTGAGCCAGTACTCCCTGTACGGctacgacgcggcggcgcaccTCACCGAGGAGACCAAGGGCGCCGACAAGAACGGGCCCATCGCCATCCTCTCCAGCATCGGCATCATCACCGTCTTCGGCTGGGCCTACATCCTCGCCCTCACCTTCAGCATCCAG GACTTCAGCTACCTGTTCGACCCGAGCAACGAGACGGCCGGCACGTTCGTGCCGGCGCAGATCCTGTTCGACGCGTTCCACGGCCGGTACGGCTCCTCCGCGGGCGCCATCGCCCTCCTCTTCGTCATCTGGGGCTCCTTCTTCTTCGGCGGCCTCTCCATCACCACCAGCGCCGCGCGCGTCGTGTACGCGCTGTCCCGCGACCGCGGCGTCCCGCTCTCCTCCGTGTGGCGCCGCGTCCACCCGCGCCACCGCGTCCCCGCCAACGCCGTCTGGCTCTGCGCCGCCGCGTGCGCGCTGCTGGGCCTCCCCATCCTGTGGATCAACGTCGTCTTCACGGCCATCACGTCGATCGCAACCATCGGCTGGGTCGGCGGCTACGCCGTGCCCATCTTCGCCCGCATGGTGATGCGGGAGGAGGACTTCTCGCCGGGGCCCTTCTACCTCCGGCGCGCGTCGCGGCCGGTGTGCCTCGTCGCGTTCCTGTGGATCTGCTACACCTGCACCGTGTTCCTCCTCCCGACGGCGTACCCGATCAGCGCCGGCAACTTCAACTACGCCCCCGTCGCGCTCGGCGCCTGCCTCGGCCTCATCGGGCTCTGGTGGGTGCTCGACGCCAGGAGGTGGTTCAAGGGACCCGTCAGGAACATCGACGATCCTCTGAaagatggtggtggtgatggcgtcCATAACAATGGCAACAAGGTCTAA
- the LOC4335896 gene encoding probable L-ascorbate peroxidase 7, chloroplastic — protein MAAQRLAALHAAAPSAFSSTSSASHGRPAARSSTTALLPVALPRASATLRAAPSRLLPQEAKAAGSGRSVMCMASASASAASAAVASGAAELKAAREDIRELLKTTHCHPILVRLGWHDSGTYDKNIKEWPQRGGANGSLRFDVELKHGANAGLVNALKLVQPIKDKYPNISYADLFQLASATAIEEAGGPKIPMTYGRIDVTGPEQCPPEGKLPDAGPSAPADHLRKVFYRMGLDDKEIVVLSGAHTLGRSRPERSGWGKPETKYTKNGPGAPGGQSWTAEWLKFDNSYFKEIKEKRDQDLLVLPTDAALFEDPTFKVYAEKYAEDQEAFFKDYAGAHAKLSNLGAKFNPPEGFTLDG, from the exons ATGGCGGCCCAGCGACTCGCcgccctccacgccgccgcgccgtcggccttctcctccacctcctccgcctcgcatGGCCGCCCCGCGGCGCGATCCAGCACCACCGCTCTCCTCCCGGTGGCCCTCCCGCGCGCCTCCGCCACCCTCCGCGCCGCACCTTCTCGGCTCCTCCCCCAG gaggcgaaggcggcggggagcggcaggTCGGTGATGTGcatggcgtcggcgtcggcgtcggcggcgtcggcggcggtggcgtcgggcGCGGCGGAGCTGAAGGCCGCTCGCGAGGACATCAGGGAGCTCCTCAAGACGACGCACTGCCACCCCATCCTG GTTCGTCTTGGATGGCATGATTCCGGTACGTATGACAAGAATATTAAAGAGTGGCCACAACGAGGTGGAGCTAATGGAAGCTTGAGATTTGATGTTGAGTTAAAACATGGAGCCAATGCTG GGCTGGTAAATGCTCTAAAGCTTGTCCAACCTATCAAGGACAAATACCCAAATATCTCATATGCGGATTTATTCCAGCTGGCAAGTGCTACAGCAATTGAG GAAGCTGGTGGTCCAAAGATTCCAATGACATATGGACGGATTGATGTCACAGGTCCTGAGCAGTGTCCACCTGAGGGGAAGCTTCCCG ATGCTGGCCCAAGTGCACCTGCGGATCACTTGAGGAAGGTATTTTACAGGATGGGTCTTGATGACAAG GAGATTGTTGTGCTGTCTGGAGCACATACACTTGGAAGGTCCAGACCTGAACGGAGTGGCTGGGGGAAACCAGAAACGAAATATACT AAGAATGGCCCTGGTGCACCTGGTGGGCAATCGTGGACAGCTGAATGGCTTAAGTTTGATAACAGTTATTTCAAG GagataaaagagaaaagagatcAGGATCTCCTGGTCTTGCCTACAGATGCTGCATTATTTGAGGACCCAACATTCAAG GTCTATGCAGAAAAATACGCAGAGGACCAAGAAGCATTCTTTAAAGACTATGCCGGAGCTCATGCTAAACTGAGCAATCTGGGTGCAAAATTCAATCCTCCTGAG GGATTCACGTTGGACGGTTA